The Amblyomma americanum isolate KBUSLIRL-KWMA chromosome 5, ASM5285725v1, whole genome shotgun sequence genome window below encodes:
- the LOC144134172 gene encoding uncharacterized protein LOC144134172, with protein MTLSVIKAVEEAGIRIVRVVTDNHQTNTAMFRDMSEHSTLQPVVRHPVREGDPLFLSFDPNHLIKNLRTNLLEREMFDGVEPIRGGFFLHTLYEIQEQLLVKPVRLLSRAHVQPNNLEKMKVCRATLIFSPDVINTLEYLQEHPHSHEKASEFSDCGSTIAFMKAISMWYDLHDISTWKSRQTPFVEADDDRLTWLEVDFISFLENIKVRSGESRAKFLTKETYEATVMTTRSTVAVVEYLLTDLGFKYVLTRPFNSDPVESLFSCFRQFNGGNDRVDARTAVFTAEKLLKASILEAARHGNAPSSSECQAALRCANVTCEVKNPAVPEDALAVLWKIQHVMKYDEVPSEMEFAPLTYLAGYLVFVCERKVTCPECKLLLKGKPSRDGAYKFVSGLDQGGLSYARPEAVWLCKLICTFVERALIEPVSATFSALQPVYFSSPREER; from the exons ATGACGCTAAGTGTCATCAAGGCGGTTGAAGAGGCAGGAATCCGCATTGTTCGTGTTGTCACCGACAACCACCAGACCAACACCGCAATGTTCCGCGACATGTCCGAGCACAGTACACTCCAACCTGTTGTTCGTCATCCAGTACGCGAAGGTGACCCTCTGTTCCTCTCATTTGATCCCAATCATCTCATCAAGAACCTGAGAACCAACCTGCTGGAAAGAGAGATGTTTGATGGTGTAGAGCCCATAAGAGGTGGTTTTTTCCTCCACACTTTATACGAGATTCAGGAGCAGCTGTTGGTCAAGCCGGTGCGATTATTAAGCCGAGCTCACGTGCAGCCAAACAATCTAGAAAAAATGAAGGTATGCCGCGCAACATTAATATTTTCACCTGACGTAATCAACACCTTGGAGTACCTTCAGGAGCATCCTCACTCACACGAAAAAGCATCAGAATTCAGCGACTGCGGATCGACCATCGCATTTATGAAGGCAATAAGTATGTGGTACGATCTTCACGACATCTCCACTTGGAAGTCAAGGCAAACACCATTCGTCGAAGCAGATGACGATCGGCTAACCTGGCTTGAGGTCGACTTTATCAGCTTCCTTGAAAACATCAAAGTCCGAAGTGGGGAGTCTCGTGCGAAGTTCCTCACTAAGGAGACTTATGAAGCCACTGTCATGACGACGAGATCAACAGTCGCTGTTGTCGAGTATCTGCTGACTGATCTCGG CTTCAAGTACGTGCTCACCCGGCCCTTTAACAGTGACCCAGTTGAGTCCCTGTTCAGTTGCTTCCGCCAGTTCAACGGTGGCAACGACCGAGTAGACGCCAGAACAGCTGTCTTCACGGCGGAAAAGTTGCTTAAGGCAA GCATCTTGGAGGCTGCCAGGCATGGAAATGCACCTTCCAGCTCAGAGTGCCAAGCGGCACTGAGATGTGCGAACGTCACCTGCGAAGTGAAAAATCCAGCAGTTCCAGAAGATGCCCTGGCTGTGCTTTGGAAAATTCAGCACGTCATGAAGTACGACGAAGTACCTTCGGAAATGGAGTTCGCGCCACTCACGTACTTGGCTGGCTACCTTGTCTTTGTTTGTGAAAGAAAG GTCACATGCCCTGAGTGTAAGCTGCTGCTTAAAGGAAAGCCTTCACGTGACGGAGCATACAAGTTCGTGTCCGGCCTTGACCAAGGAGGTCTGAGTTATGCGCGCCCTGAAGCTGTATGGCTGTGCAAGCTCATCTGCACATTCGTCGAGAGGGCCCTTAT